Proteins from a genomic interval of Trifolium pratense cultivar HEN17-A07 linkage group LG6, ARS_RC_1.1, whole genome shotgun sequence:
- the LOC123890912 gene encoding DNA polymerase zeta catalytic subunit isoform X1: MSDSQSNSEVFSVRIVSIDHYMAPPIPDIDISYSSFHGGKVNEVPVIRVYGSTPAGQKTCLHIHGALPYLYVPCSDIPLQLDQGDAYTYTVAASLEKALKLKSSAGSSRQHVHGCSLVRARKFYGYRSFEEFFVKIYLYYPQDVSRAANHLLAGAVLDKSLQPHESHIPFILQFLVDYNLYGMGHLHLSKMRFRHPMPDSTHKNLDINNQHRKADPGADVCLESKLWTSSMISIDWMWSVPSEFGASSNDKAHCPKRQSICELEGDASVDEILNQKFKMFSSLSQTSSNVNMVQSLVPIWEEQRKRTGIHEATMASDPGKPLPEDVMKLLSSGLDFENKVIQLCSEAETTLFCTPLEKELRETDIIGSASPPASLCENAKLPEEGTATSLNLLKIGEMQSAEKIRMLDIKDADMEAQNLLKWLATSQAAEDINSDDELACETILSPLLPAATIDKMLEKANMAYESESQQECQDILDSIDDMEELDLPKKKPSRSFDHNCPVEASSDSMIPQVDGSNDDECSSPCANLAGTSSAVEINREKKGASEYHLLHNTNTRTVTADKRNRQWGSLPFSMTGKVNNDGEHTTSQVAHLFESETRDSALSDYLTTNEVKNNTCIKRNVGEGASDSKEVHSLVSCSIRDLMRRKRSYRVEHDERESGTAKKLILDRHGGPKTCLWQKLELETMQTDELETELQTNSDHEVSSRDNLVCGKQSLPSGSDGFFNISEDECLGQHERRCLEASVVLRKSTNQSSSSMHEGPDLLETSHFIDAMDKSIACREKNTKDGTTYAKLVASDTYTPSSSLDAQLRTDDDHKVRAPERCQQTDSAASGSRQNSLIDDKVSGKSNCMDKKNCGSICFVQHEQMKPYEHAVGKSAESDTRVLLSEKVDNQKLDKKLLGETVGSEPIVDDLKSNHVKLTEITIGNNSLVDKNLESNLSLSTFSDTHLHLDEDDEMPGNALDVFLPISARNSQKQMESWKKCVTIKTPGSSGRNSVSTYYQNDGSHLYLLTPNILPPAASSVQRWLFCDEREPDAEDQDVPKCTSGPSLRHSPDQVRQEPGAEDKVVSKCASGPPLRPELYQDAGTEKKLPCISEGQTEGIKACMDRSQDISQISGPGENSSFTPLSQTGFRDPASVGRGQQLTLLSIEVLAESRADLLPDPQFDGVNIVALGFQNDCDATIKVQVLLHSKFVPCQRSLDGLSDCKVLNFTDEKHLFKEFMKIVSSSDPDILMGWDIQGSSLGFLAERASHLGLGLLNDLSRTPSNSWINSQDTETSEKSILEPDISDTPSLDCCAQQSSIIEDEWGRTHASGVHVGGRIVLNLWRLIRGEVKLNLYSVEAVAEAVLRRKVPSLNHKVLTKWFSSGPGKARYQCIKYVMDRAKLNLEILNQLDMVNRTSELARVFGIDFFSVLSRGSQYRVESMFLRLAHTQNYVAISPGNQQVASQPAMECLPLVMEPESGFYSDPVVVLDFQSLYPSMIIAYNLCFCTCLGKVGASKTNILGVSPFSPERHVLQDLKDQILLTPNGVMFVPSKVQRGILPRLLEEILSTRIMVKQAMKKLPPSEQVLQRIFNARQLALKLISNVTYGYTAAGFSGRMPCAELADSIVQCGRCTLEKAISFVNLHEKWNAKVIYGDTDSMFVLLKGRTVKESFQIGSEIASAITAMNPSPITLKMEKVYHPCFLITKKRYVGYSYESPNQIEPVFDAKGIETVRRDTCEAVAKIMERSLRLFFEHQSVLEVKTYLQRQWKRILSGRVSLKDFIFAKEVRLGTYSARISSLPPAAIVATKAMRVDRRAEPRYAERIPYVVIHGEPGARLVDMVVDPLEVLAINSPFRINDLYYINKQIIPALQRVFGLVGADLNQWFAEMPRPIREASVKHAFTPNFHRTRIDYYYLSKHCVLCGELVQASARLCNQCSENEVAAATAVIGKTSKLEQEMQHLVSICHHCGGGDRLLESGVKCTSISCLVFYERRKVQKELLAATHVAADKGFYPKCTVEWF; this comes from the exons ATGTCAGATTCACAGTCAAATTCAGAGGTTTTTAGTGTTCGAATTGTCTCCATAGATCATTACATGGCACCGCCAATTCCAGACATCGATATCTCTTACAGCAGCTTCCATG GTGGAAAAGTGAATGAAGTTCCTGTAATAAGAGTGTATGGTTCTACTCCTGCTGGACAGAAAACTTGCTTGCACATACATGGA GCTTTACCTTATTTATATGTTCCGTGTTCGGATATACCACTTCAACTAGACCAAG GTGATGCATACACCTATACGGTAGCTGCTTCTCTCGAGAAAGCTTTGAAG CTTAAAAGCAGTGCTGGTTCATCGAGACAACATGTACATGGCTGCAGCCTTGTACGAGCAAGGAAATTTTATGGCTATCGCTCATTTGAAGAGTTTTTTGTAAAGATATACCT ATATTATCCTCAAGATGTCTCTCGTGCAGCAAATCATCTCTTG GCAGGTGCTGTTCTTGATAAAAGTTTACAGCCGCACGAATCACATATTCCCTTTATTCTTCAGTTTCTG GTTGATTACAACTTGTATGGCATGGGTCATTTACACCTATCAAAGATGAGGTTCCGCCATCCCATGCCGGATTCTACTCACAAGAATTTAGACATCAATAACCAGCACCGAAAG GCAGATCCAGGTGCTGATGTTTGTTTAGAGTCAAAACTGTGGACATCTTCCATGATCTCAATTGACTGGATGTGGTCAGTGCCTAGTGAATTTGGTGCTTCATCAAATGATAAGGCTCACTGTCCTAAGCGTCAAAGCATCTGTGAGCTTGAAGGAGATGCTTCTGTAGATG AGATTCTTAATCagaaatttaaaatgttttcaTCTCTCTCACAAACAAGCTCAAATGTCAACATGGTTCAGTCACTTGTACCAATATGGGAG GAACAGCGAAAACGAACGGGGATTCATGAGGCTACTATGGCTTCTGATCCTGGTAAACCACTACCTGAAGATGTCATGAAACTTCTCTCATCTGGTCTCGACTTTGAGAATAAAGTTATTCAATTGTGCAGTGAAGCTGAGACCACTTTATTTTGCACTCCTTTGGAGAAAGAATTAAG AGAAACAGACATAATAGGCTCAGCATCGCCACCAGCTTCATTGTGTGAAAATGCCAAATTGCCCGAGGAAGGGACTGCCACAAGTCTCAATTTGTTGAAAATTGGTGAAATGCAATCAGCTGAAAAGATCAGAATGTTGGACATAAAG GATGCTGATATGGAAGCACAAAATCTTCTTAAGTGGCTTGCGACTTCTCAAGCCGCAGAGGATATAAACTCTGATGATGAACTTGCTTGTGAAACAATCTTGAGTCCCTTGCTACCTGCTGCAACAATTGATAAGATGCTGGAGAAAGCGAATATGGCTTATGAGAGTGAGTCCCAGCAGGAGTGTCAGGATATTCTAGATTCAATTGATGATATGGAGGAGTTAGACCTTCCAAAGAAAAAGCCTTCTCGTTCCTTTGATCACAATTGTCCCGTTGAAGCTTCATCTGACAGTATGATACCTCAAGTTGATGGTTCTAACGATGATGAATGCTCAAGTCCATGTGCTAATTTGGCTGGCACTTCTTCTGCAGTTGAGATAAACAGGGAAAAGAAAGGAGCTTCTGAGTACCATTTACTGCACAATACAAACACACGAACAGTTACTGCAGATAAAAGGAATAGGCAATGGGGGTCTTTGCCTTTTTCCATGACCGGAAAGGTTAATAATGACGGAGAGCATACTACTTCACAAGTGGCTCATCTGTTTGAAAGTGAAACCAGGGATTCTGCTCTCTCAGATTACTTAACCACAAACGAGGTTAAAAATAATACTTGTATTAAAAGAAATGTTGGTGAAGGCGCTTCAGATTCAAAAGAAGTACATAGTTTAGTTAGCTGCTCTATACGGGACTTGATGAGGCGAAAGCGATCCTATCGAGTTGAACATGATGAACGTGAATCTGGAACTGCAAAGAAGCTTATTTTGGACAGGCACGGGGGACCAAAAACATGCCTTTGGCAAAAACTTGAATTGGAAACAATGCAAACCGATGAATTAGAAACAGAACTCCAGACAAATTCTGATCATGAAGTGAGCAGTCGTGATAATTTAGTGTGTGGGAAACAGTCGCTTCCTTCTGGCAGTGAtggtttttttaatatatcagAAGATGAATGTTTAGGCCAACATGAAAGGAGGTGTCTAGAAGCAAGTGTGGTGTTGAGAAAATCCACAAATCAAAGTTCTTCTTCAATGCATGAAGGGCCAGACCTTCTTGAAACTTCTCATTTTATTGATGCCATGGACAAATCGATAGCTTGCAGGGAGAAAAATACCAAGGATGGAACAACTTATGCAAAACTTGTAGCTTCGGATACCTATACCCCAAGTTCCTCTTTAGATGCTCAGTTGAGAACTGATGATGATCATAAAGTCAGAGCTCCTGAGAGGTGCCAGCAAACTGATTCTGCTGCTTCAGGTAGTAGACAGAACTCGTTAATTGATGACAAAGTGTCGGGCAAAAGTAACTGcatggataaaaaaaattgtggtagCATATGTTTTGTGCAGCATGAACAGATGAAGCCTTACGAGCATGCTGTTGGAAAAAGTGCTGAAAGTGACACAAGAGTATTGCTAAGTGAAAAGGTCGATAATCAAAAGCTGGATAAAAAATTGTTGGGTGAGACTGTTGGCTCAGAACCCATTGTTGATGACCTGAAGAGTAATCACGTGAAATTAACTGAAATAACCATAGGCAATAACTCTTTAGTCGACAAGAATCTTGAAAGTAATTTGTCGTTGTCAACCTTCTCTGATACCCATTTACATTTGGACGAGGATGATGAAATGCCAG GGAATGCTCTGGatgtttttcttcctatttCTGCAAGGAATTCCCAGAAACAGATGGAATCTTGGAAAAAGTGTGTTACTATTAAAACCCCCGGATCCTCTGGGAGAAACAGTGTTTCCACTTACTATCAAAATGATGGCTCTCACCTATACCTATTAACACCTAATATTTTGCCTCCTGCTGCCAGTTCTGTGCAGAGATGGCTATTTTGTGATGAGAGAG AACCTGATGCAGAGGACCAGGATGTACCTAAATGCACATCTGGACCTTCTCTTAGGCATTCTCCTGATCAAGTGCGTCAAGAACCTGGTGCAGAGGACAAGGTTGTGTCTAAATGCGCATCTGGACCTCCTCTTAGGCCTGAGCTGTATCAAGATGCTGGCACAGAAAAGAAGCTTCCATGCATTAGCGAAGGACAAACAGAAGGAATAAAAGCATGCATGGATCGCTCTCAAGATATTTCGCAGATATCAGGCCCTGGTGAGAATTCAAGTTTTACCCCTCTAAGTCAAACTGGATTTCGGGACCCTGCAAGTGTTGGCCGTGGACAGCAATTGACATTACTTAGTATAGAG GTGCTTGCAGAATCTAGAGCAGACCTTTTACCTGATCCTCAATTTGATGGGGTGAACATTGTAGCTCTTGGTTTTCAGAACGATTGCGATGCTACTATTAAAGTTCAAGTTCTTTTGCATAGTAAATTTGTACCTTGTCAGAG AAGTCTTGATGGCTTATCAGACTGCAAAGTACTGAACTTCACTGATGAGAAGCACTTGTTTAAAGAATTTATGAAGATTGTGTCTTCATCTGACCCAGATATATTGATGGGTTGGGATATTCAAGGGAGTTCTCTTGGTTTTCTAGCAGAAAGGGCTTCACATCTTGGTTTGGGATTACTTAATGATTTGTCTCGCACTCCATCTAATTCCTGGATTAATTCTCAAGACACTGAAACATCTGAAAAAAGTATCTTGGAACCGGACATCTCGGATACTCCTAGTCTAGATTGTTGTGCGCAACAAAGTTCAATAATTGAGGATGAATGGGGACGTACACATGCTAGCGGAGTTCATGTTGGTGGAAGAATTGTCCTTAATTTATGGAGATTGATTCGTGGAGAAGTTAAGCTGAATTTGTATTCGGTTGAAGCTGTTGCTGAAGCTGTATTGAGGCGTAAAGTTCCTTCACTTAACCACAAGGTGCTGACAAAATGGTTTTCAAGTGGTCCAGGGAAAGCAAGATATCAGTGTATCAAATATGTTATGGATAGAGCAAAGCTGAACCTTGAGATATTAAACCAACTTGATATG gtGAATCGAACATCAGAACTTGCTCGCGTCTTTGGAATAGACTTTTTTTCTGTTCTTTCTCGAGGTTCACAATATCGGGTTGAATCCATGTTTTTGAGGTTGGCCCACACACAAAACTATGTTGCTATCTCACCTGGAAATCAACAG GTTGCTTCTCAACCTGCCATGGAATGCCTGCCGCTAGTAATGGAACCAGAGTCAGGATTTTATTCAGATCCTGTTGTCGTGCTTGACTTCCAATCTTTATATCCATCAATGATAATTGCATACAACCTTTGCTTTTGTACATGTCTTGGCAAAGTTGGGGCATCAAAGACTAACATTCTTGGGGTTAGTCCATTTTCACCAGAACGACATGTTCTGCAGGATTTAAAAGATCAAATCTTGCTCACTCCAAATGGTGTTATGTTTGTACCTTCCAAG GTTCAAAGAGGCATACTTCCCCGTCTATTGGAAGAAATTTTATCAACTAGAATAATGGTAAAACAAGCAATGAAAAAGTTGCCTCCTTCAGAGCAAGTCCTTCAGCGG ATATTTAATGCACGACAGCTTGCTTTGAAGCTCATATCAAATGTAACATATGGTTACACTGCTGCTGGATTTAGTGGTCGCATGCCTTGTGCAGAACTTGCAGACAGCATTGTTCAATGTGGACGGTGTACACTGGAAAAGGCTATATCATTTGTAAATCTACATGAAAAGTGGAATGCTAAAGTTATTTATGGAGATACTGATAG TATGTTTGTCCTCCTTAAAGGACGCACTGTCAAAGAGTCCTTCCAAATTGGGAGTGAGATTGCTTCTGCTATCACTGCTATGAATCCAAGTCCCATCACCTTGAAGATGGAGAAAGTTTATCACCCGTGTTTCCTCATTACTAAAAAGAGATATGTTGGCTACAGTTATGAAAGCCCCAATCAAATTGAACCTGTTTTTGACGCCAAAGGTATTGAAACAGTACGCAGGGACACGTGTGAAGCAGTTGCAAAAATAATGGAGCGATCTTTGAGACTTTTTTTTGAGCACCAGAGTGTATTGGAG GTGAAGACTTATTTGCAACGTCAGTGGAAGAGGATTCTTTCAGGCAGAGTTTCCCTTAAGGATTTTATCTTTGCAAAGGAGGTTCGCTTGGGTACCTACAGTGCAAGGATCTCATCACTTCCTCCTGCTGCAATTGTGGCAACTAAGGCAATGAGGGTTGATCGTAGGGCTGAACCACGTTATGCAGAGAGAATACCTTACGTTGTAATCCATGGAGAGCCTGGAGCCCGCCTGGTTGATATGGTTGTTGATCCATTGGAAGTCTTGGCAATTAATTCCCCATTCAGAATAAATGATTTATATTACATTAATAAGCAAATAATACCGGCTTTACAGCGAGTATTTGGGCTTGTTGGTGCTGACCTGAACCAGTGGTTTGCAGAGATGCCTCGCCCTATAAGAGAAGCTTCTGTAAAACATGCATTCACTCCAAACTTCCATCGAACCAGAATTGATTATTACTATCTCTCAAAACACTGTGTACTCTGTGGTGAGTTGGTCCAGGCATCAGCCCGTTTATGCAATCAATGTTCTGAAAATGAGGTGGCTGCTGCGACAGCAGTGATTGGTAAAACTTCAAAGTTGGAGCAGGAGATGCAACATCTTGTGTCT ATATGTCACCACTGTGGAGGCGGTGATAGGCTTCTTGAAAGTGGTGTGAAATGCACATCGATTTCATGCTTGGTGTTTTATGAGAGGCGAAAAGTTCAGAAAGAGTTACTAGCCGCCACCCATGTTGCTGCAGACAAAGGCTTCTACCCAAAATGCACGGTAGAATGGTTTTGA